The region TGACCGTGACGGACGCCAGCTCCGGGGCGCGTATCGATCCCATCCAGGGTGCCGGCGTGTCCGCGAGCTTCCAGTTCACGCAGCAGCAGACCTGTTCCTGCACCGACGTCCAGTACAGCCGCGGTGGTGGGGAGGTCCAGCAACTCCAGAAGCGGTCCAGCAGGCCAGTTTTCCCCGCCCAGACGGAAGCACAGGGCGTCACGCGCAGCCAGGGTCATGGCTTCAGCATAAAAAAGAGAGGCAGGCGCGTGCCTGCCCCCCTGCGCTGCGGCGCGAGTTTTACATCTCCATGCGTGTTTTCAGGAAGTTGGTCATGACCGCGCCTCGTTTGTAGAACGGGTTGTCCATGATCTTCACGTACAGCGGAATGGTGGTTTTGGGCCCCTGAATGACCGTCTCTTCCAAGGCTCTTTTCATGCGCGTGATGGCCTGCTCGCGGTTGTCGTGATGCACGATCAGCTTGCCAATCAGGCTGTCGTAGTGCGGCGGAATGACGTAACCCGAGTAGCAGTGGCTGTCCACCCGCACGCCAGGACCACCTGCGAAGTGCACATCGTCGATCTTGCCCGCCGCCGGCCGGAAATCCTTGTCGGGATCCTCGGCATTCAGGCGGCATTCGATGGAGTGGCCCTGCAGCTTGATGTCTTCCTGCTGCAGCGTCAGACCGTGTCCCGAGGCGATTTCCAGCTGCAACTTCACGAAGTCCAGCCCGGAGATCATCTCGGAGACGCAGTGTTCCACCTGAATGCGGGTGTTCATCTCCATGAAGTAGTAGTTGCCGTCGCGGTCAACAATGAACTCCAGTGTGCCGGCCCCGGCGTAGTTCACATGTTTGGCCAGCCGCACGCCCGCATCCAGGATTTCTTGGCGCAGCGTGTCCGGCAGGGTACTGGGCGCTTCTTCGATCAGCTTCTGGTTGCGCCGCTGGATCGAGCAGTCGCGCTCGCCGATGTGGATCACGTGGCCTTTGCCGTCCCCCATGACCTGCACTTCGACGTGCCGGAACTCTTCGAGGAACTTCTCCATGATGACTGCCGGGTCGCTGAAGTACAGCCGCGCTTCTTCCTGCGCCTGTGCGAAGCCCTTGGCGAGTTCTTCCTGGGTGCGGATGACCTTCTGGCCGCGCCCGCCGCCCCCCGCCGAAGCCTTGAGCAGCACCGGATACCCGATCTGCTTGGCCGCCAGCAGCGCG is a window of Deinococcus deserti VCD115 DNA encoding:
- the accC gene encoding acetyl-CoA carboxylase biotin carboxylase subunit, which produces MFKKILIANRGEIALRVIRTARELGVKTVVVYSTADEKSLPVLLADESVCVGPPASNQSYLNIPNILSAALMTGAEGIHPGYGFMAENPDFAEMCREHGIVFIGPTPESMRALGSKAGGREIAAASNVPVVPGTGVLEDVDAALLAAKQIGYPVLLKASAGGGGRGQKVIRTQEELAKGFAQAQEEARLYFSDPAVIMEKFLEEFRHVEVQVMGDGKGHVIHIGERDCSIQRRNQKLIEEAPSTLPDTLRQEILDAGVRLAKHVNYAGAGTLEFIVDRDGNYYFMEMNTRIQVEHCVSEMISGLDFVKLQLEIASGHGLTLQQEDIKLQGHSIECRLNAEDPDKDFRPAAGKIDDVHFAGGPGVRVDSHCYSGYVIPPHYDSLIGKLIVHHDNREQAITRMKRALEETVIQGPKTTIPLYVKIMDNPFYKRGAVMTNFLKTRMEM